DNA sequence from the Rattus rattus isolate New Zealand chromosome 2, Rrattus_CSIRO_v1, whole genome shotgun sequence genome:
GGCATATAttgtatttagttatttttagttAAAATGAAGACCtttcctatatattttaataaacattttcaggaaatgcagggtttttttgcttgtgtgtgcatgcatggtgtgtgtatgtatgtgtaaggtttgtgtgtgcgtgtgtgtgatgaaaGGCTGTTAGGTGTTATCACTCTACATGctgttcctttgaggcagggtccttcCCTGCACCTGGTGCTAGCCTGGTGGCTAGCCAGCACGCTCCattgatcctcttgtctctgcttgaCTGCCCCCTACGtcagcactgagattataggtatgcatGCAGCTATCTTTGGCTTTTTATATGTGCTCTGggagatttgaacttgggtcctcatgctttgAAGCAAGcgctcttacctgctgaaccatctccccagccccttcaaaCACATTTTGAGACACAACAATGCTTtagaatattatattataaaatgcatTCTATTCATGATCGCCAGTTTCcctggtttgttggtttgtcaTGAAGGAATCTATTTTGCCACTACAGAAGCACCAGCTCTCAGGGTCCTGTTGTTATGATGCACTACCCAAGAGATTTCACTCTGCAAAGGTCACATGGACCTTCTTAGTACTGGCCTTActctctctccaaaaaaaaaaaaaaaaaaaaaaaattgaccagTATTTGCATATCATGAGACTACTATgtttttcataaataattttatataaaaccaTACAACCTGGATGGATGGGAGTACCCTCTAAACAAAAGAGTCTGTCCCAAGTGTCTAGTTTCAGAAGCAAGCCTTTCAGCTTAGATTGTCGGCTGCTGTCAGAGCTCCACAGTAGGCAGAAAAAAATCAGCTAAGCCAGAGCCAGCCAGTTCTGTTTAGCTATAAGCTACTTTGCATATTTTCACTCAATGACCACCTATAAATCAGGTTCAGTCAGACTCAGTCCCCAGTACAGCATCTTAAACTACAAAGCAGGTAAGAGACATTTCTCCACAGTGGCCCACGGGGAGACCAGGATTCGTAAGGAAAGCCCCAGGCACAGTGGATAAAAGCTTGTCGTCTGTAGCATTATGTTATTGTCTTAAGAAATTGATGACTCCCCATATAACGCAAGGCTCAGATTGTCCCCCTGATGAAATCTGAGGAACTCCGGTTCTGGCATCTGGCACCAGCGTTGCTGCTAACTTTGAAACCTTAACAATTTACCATAGCGTCCgaggagggagggtaggaggCAGCTGTAAGCCGCCCCCAGCTCTCACATCCCATACTTTAACTGTATGCACAAtggtgggttttttattttttttttaattctagatatttttttaaattatgaaagttGACGTTTTTATGCTCAGTGGAGCATTAAGAATCTCTGAGGATTTTATCATTAAGACTTCATTGTTTATTTCCCAGAAGAGCTCTAAGACAGAAACCTGAGATGGGCCCGAGGTAGGTGTGCTTGTCAGCCATGCGTGTAGATGGACGTCGGAGGGTCAGCATCAATAGCCATTGCTTTCTTTTGAGATTGTGCTCAAGCCCCATACACACATCCAGACTCCACCAGGctccctgtcttcccttcttcttGCTTCCATTTTCCTAAATTGTATGGCTACATTCTCTTGTGTGAATTAAGTGATCATATGTCAGGGCTCCCTGAGGGGTGGAGTCCTTGGAAATGCTCAGTAGAAAAGCCTGACCGTCAAtgtgtcttcagatgcaccatgCTTTAAGAATTAGTCAAAATCTCATTAAAATGTACAATCTTAATTACCTGCGGTGTAAGCGAATTACTCAGGTTTCACCTGGGTCAAGAGTTAAGATattatttaagttatttttcaGGGTAAAAAGCGTGACCCACAATAAAATTCTGCACAAGTGGCTTTGATGACATCTGCTTTACTTTTGAGGAACCTGGCTGTTCTAGTTTCCggtctgttgctgtgagaaaacactgagACCAAAAGCACCTTAGGGGAGGAAAaagtttgtttcagtttttttttttttttcagagctggggactgaacccagggccttgcgcttgctaggcaagcgttctaccactgagctaaatccccaaccccacaagtttgtttcagcttacaaaTGATAGTGCATCATCAAGGGGaacaaggcaggagctcaaggagcgggagcttgaagcagagaccaaggaGGAACCCTGTTTACTGGCTCTCTCTGGCTTGCTGACTGATGTCTTCtgcagcccagggtcacctgCCCAGAAAATGATGCCATCTGCAGTGAGGTGGGGCCCCCAACATCAATTAATACTTAGGACAAtaccctgggggctggagagatagtccAGCTATTACAAGCATTTGCTACTCTCCCAAAGGACCCAGAAAGGACATCAAGCCACTTGGAACagcctataactctagttcagaggatctgtgtgtgtgatcagtACCTGCCTCTGTGGATACCAGGCGTGCATGTGGGGCATATACATGCATGGAGACACTCatgtataaaataagaaaagcaaactagaCGATATCCTGATGGAAGCCCACAGGCCCGTGAGATGTAGGCAACCATCCCCTCCGTGACTCTGGCCGTGTTACGGTGATATGGTTTCATTTTGCTTGTCACCTGTAGGCAAAACTAAATGGTGCAGGCTGCGTTCCCATTCGCCAGTTCTGTCtcgttttgacacagggtctcctggatcccaggctggcctaggtTAACCTTAAGTTTCTGGTTTATTTGGTGCTGGGACTTGcacccagggcttcatgcgtgTCAGGCAAGTACCTTCCAGCGGAGCCGCGTCCTCTGCCCCCACTCGCTGGCTGTGGTGGCTTCAGCACACCTGCCCTTTTTTCTTAGCCTCTTGAATTCCTGACTTGGGAATTTCCTAACTAGTTTCTTCTCTCCCCAGCTTTCCTTTTTGACAGAATTCTGGCTCCTGTTTAATCTTCCAGAGATGTTTGTCTTGTGTTAGTTACTGTGGGTCATTTGGTCAGTAATTTGGAATCTCCCATTTCCCGTTCCTCcgttttagtttttaattgctGCTATACTCACTTATCCTCCCCCACACTCTTTAGCACACATTTTTCCAGGCACTCACTGCGTTTCCAGCCAGTCCCACTGTGGCTTCTTACaaccctttcccttcctcacccACAGTCCGGCCCTCCAGCCCCGGAAGCCCTTTCTGATTCTTATCTTTTCAGAGGCTTTTCACAAAGATGGAAACACTAGAATCTGGTCTTAAAGCCGGGTCCTTCCCTCACCTGTAGGGTTCCTGCTGTGCTCAGGTAAAGAGGATCCAGAGCCAagttaggtgtggtggcacatgctaggctcctgcctcaGAGAGCTAACGACTATCTGGCTGGCAAATACAGAGCAAGGCCTGGgctcaaaaatacaaacaaatggaaGAGAGGCATGGTGTTACCTCATCCTGCCCGTAAGCGTTTAGTTTGCTGGCTCCTGCTGTGCCTCCTTTCTGTTCAGTGTGCAAAGCCTGTGACTCCGAAGGACACTGGACAATTGCTCCCTGAGAAGCAGCCCAGGAGTTCCAGTCCTCTGCCGCTGGAGGCCCACGGTCAGGTTATGTAATTACAGGCATGCTCAGACCTCAGCAACTGTGCTCTGGAGACATCAATGTTTTGATTCTTCACTGTAGGGGAAACAGAAACCAGCTTTtcccatgaggtgcagagaatgGGGCTCCATAAGTCTCCAtctgtgaagaaaaaggaaaacacctaactccAGGATTTCATGCATCACTAGAACTTCTAAAATTTAAACCCCTTTAACCACTGCAGGATAGCCAATATCTCAAGTGGGTATATTCCTGAGCAAGCAAGGCTCAGAGAGGCTTAAGGAACTGGCCTGAGGACACAGAACAAGGGAACGTCAGGATTGAGCCTCTAAAGGATTTGCAATGGAAGCACACAAGCACTCCTTCCCTGAGTCCTAGGCGACAGGTGAACTAGAGTGTGCCTGGAAAATCCACTGAGGCTACTTTATACAGCCAAAGGCCAAAAAGTAATGGCTGTGTAGCTCAAGGCACTTTGCTGATCATGGGCAAGACTCTGGGTTCAGTgcccccagcaccacacacacacacacacacacacacacacacacacacacagagagagagagagagagagagagagagagagagagagagagagagagagatgtaataACAGTTTTgatgaagagaaaattaaaaagtccTCTCCTTTCTACCCccctcatattctctctctctctctctctcctttcttgttgttgttagtgAGGTTAgttagtgttttgagacagtttcactatatagcccagactaCCCTCGAACTCACAGCTATTCTCCTGCTTCATCCTCTTGAGGGCCAGAGTTACGAGTCCCGGCCACCCTGGTACCTCTACACAAATTACTATAACCCTGTCTACTCTTCAATATGAGGCCTAAGCAGAAGTCTCTAAGACCTGGATCTTGAAGAAAGTAGATCAAAACTGTTCTTTTAACCTGGCCAAACTGATAAGCACTCCTGTGTTTCTAGGTGAGAGAGGAAACAATGGACACCAGAAGTTACCCGAGCCCTCCAGACAGGCTCTCGGTCTTCGCAGAGTCTGCCCACTTGCcactgtccaggcccttctaCCTGGACCCCATGGTCACTGTCCACCTATGCCCCGACGCCCCGGTGCCGGCCCCTTACACGGACgagctgcctctgctgcccttTTCCAGTGACACCCTGATCATGAACAATTACGGGGACCCAtactccttccccttccctatgCCTTACACCAACTACAGGCGCTGTGACTATACCTATGGGCCGGCCTTCATCCGCAAGAGGAACGAGCGAGAGAGGCAGCGAGTCAAGTGTGTGAACGAAGGCTACGCCCGGCTGCGACGGCACCTGCCGGAGGACTACCTGGAGAAACGACTCAGCAAAGTGGAGACCCTCAGAGCTGCCATCAAGTATATCAGCTACCTGCAGTCTCTCTTGTACCCGGATGAGACTGAGACCAAGAAAAACCCTCGAACAACCAACTGCAGCTCCCTGGACCTGGCTCTGAGAGTCATTTGAGTCAGTTCTTCCCCAAATGgggcctgcagcagcagcagcagtcagtAGATCTCATTCACGTGGTTTCGAGGACACAGCAGTACCCCCAATACCAACCTTCATTAAATGTTGCTTACCTGGGTTTCAGATGTACTGAAGTATCTCGTGCAGATTGAGAATCCCACGCTGGTCTCTCTGCTTTAAGAACTCTGAGAGTACAGGAGTTCCCTGGTTCTCTGCACTTCCCACACACAGCCTTGGCGAAGGCTCTCTTCAAAGTATGGAAAGCTGGATATTTCCAATTAGTTTAGacgcatctttttttttaagatttattcatttattatatataagtacactgtagatgtcttcagacacatcagaagagggcatcagatctctttacagatggttgtgagccaccatgtggttgctgggaattgaactcaggacctctggaagagcagtcagtgctcttaaccgctgagccatctctccagccctagacacATCTTTTTCTTGCAGTTTACACACTACTTTCCAAGCCTCTGGGACTGGCTAGGAAGATGACTGGGCGATTGAGCACTcactgggcaggcaggcaggcaggcaggcaggcacacacagggCTTGGAGGTCAGACCCTCAGCATTTCACGCAAATacggaggggggtggggtggtggtggtgtcataGCCTACCTGTAAATCCAGCCTCTGAAGGTGGCGGCTGGGCGTCTCCAGGGAAAGCATGCgggcaagctctgggtttgattgagagaccctaaTTCAGTGAATAAGGTAGAAGATCGATCAAGATCAAGGGTGATTCAAGCACGTGCACAACGtgcacaacatgcacacacacattccccatGTGTGACCATACATATGTGaacatacctatatacacatgcataataTATGCACATGAAAATGGAGGGggcaaaaaaatttaaacaacaacaacaacaacaaaaccccccaaaacaaaattgTTGAGTTTAAAGTttcactttgtctccatgttGGGATCTTCAtccacaaaatgaagaaaataataacagtaatttCCCGTGAGTTTACTCAGGGACTAACGGTGCCTGGCAGCTAATCAGGATTCCCGACTGTTGCTTGTTATTACTTCATCCTTGTGTAGTGCACAGCATCACCACTGTCCAGTCTCGCCCATGTCAGGGCATCTTTAGCTGCTCTGTGGGACCTTGCTtcgtgcttgcacagcaagcagttTATCCTCtgaactatctttccagccccaagtcTCTTGCCTGCACTAGGAAGATGCTGTCAGCCCTACAGGACTGCCCTAGAATCCCTGGAGATAAAGGGAGAATCCAAAATTTGCCCTTATTTCTCCACCTTACCCACAACTCTTAAGCTTCCCAATGCTTCCGGTCATCCTTTGCACATGCTCAGTACCTTCCTGAGCTCTGTTGTAGCCTGCCGGCTCATATCCATAGTAACCTGCTTGGCAACCAAGAGTTGTTGGACCAATGCCATGAGCTCCAACTGTCagatggggcagagactgggTGGGACAAGGCTGAGGTCTAGGCCAGATTTGCACTTTTAGGTAAGTCCCTTTGGGGTTCAACCTCTGACTTTGGGCAGGGGTAGACCCTAATAAGTCTTAGGTGGCAGCTGCTACCTCTGAAGTCCACAAAGGGGATGGTCCTGAGTCTTGTAGGTGACCAGGTTAGGAGGGGACTTGGTGGCCTCTGCTGGGGGTCAGTTGGTCAGGGCAGGGTGTGTAAAGGGAACAAGCATGCTCCAAGGAGTCCCAGCCACTGGGGTCCTCCAATCGGAGGTCAAACCAACTGGAGCTGAGCTGCCAGGTGTTTCCTGTGGCTCATCTTTGAAGAGGTAACAGACAGGGAGTGGCAGCGTCTGAAGAATGATCAAAGGATTCGCTAAGCCCCTATCTTAAGTTCTTCAGTCCACCCTAGTTCCCCAGGGACATTCTGAGTTAAGTATTCCAAAGGGGAAactctgggtgtgtgtgggaaCCCTGGGGTGTGTCCTCTGCTGGGCCGAGGCTACAGCTGTGATGCCTGTGTTTGCTCCAGGTGGGCACTCTGAAAGCCATGCAGCCCTCTACCAGGCCTGGGCTGCCGCTGCCCAAATGCTGCAGTGTGGCCACAACCGTGAAAGCCCCTGACCTGCATGGTGCGGTGCCACCCTGGGACAAGTCCGTCGCCTGTCCCTTTGCCACACAAGCAGCCTGGCTGCCCACACACTGCACAGTCACCAGGTAccatcctctgtctctcctccttcctttctcctcttttcctggtCCTAATGGCACTTGGATGTCCTCAAATGTCTGGGATTTCCCAGAACAGCATCTTCAGTCAGCTCTCTAAAGTGTGACTATGAGAGGACAAAGGAACTTCAGCCTGTAGCAAGTCCTAGGAACCAGATTGCCTGGGATAGGGACACACCAGTCCAAGTGAtcaacttaaattttttattttagaatatgggggttggggatttagctcagcggtagagcgcttgcctagcaagcacaaggccctgggtttgatcctcagctccggggggtgggggggtgggggggtggggagggaggtttagaatatgggtgttttgcctgcctaagtctgtgcactacatgcatACAGTactggaggaggccagaagagggcagtggatctgctagaactagagttacatacAGAAGATTGTTAGAAGTCATGTGGGTATTGGAAACTAAATCTcgatcctcttcaagagcaatgagtgctctcAACCACCAAACCATCTGTCCAACACATTGCTCAAGttcttaatttatttgtttggatCTCCCCATTCAAAACCAAGTAAAGCATCTTTTTATTCAGGTTTTTGTACAAAACAGCTTTTTCAAAAACCTAGAccctcttgggctggagagattactctgcagttaagagtgatactgctgggctggagagatggctcagtggttaagagcactggtactgagttcaaatctcagaaaccacatggtggctcacaaccatctataataagatctgatgctctcttctggtgagtctgaacaCAActatagtattctttttttttttttttttctttttttcgaggggaccaacccagggccttggctcttctggtgagtctgagctaaatcaacccctATAGTAttcttatacataataaataaatctttttctcttcctctgtctctgtctctgtctctgtctctgtctctctctctctctctctcttcctctcttcctctcctggcttgacacgataaaaaaaaaaaatctttttttaaaaagtgcagggttggggatttagctcagtggtagagcgcttgcctagcaagaacaaggccctgggttcggtccccagctccggaaaaaaaaaaaaaaaatgcatactgCTGTCGCAGGTGATCTggcttcaattcctagcacccatatcaggtggttcacaaatgcctgtaactccagctccagggaatctaaaCACATACAATCCtaaaagtaacaataaatatttgaattaaaaaaaaaaaaccaaacctgggCTGTGgtggctttagtcccagcactttaACTCTGGCAGAAGCAGGGAATTCtttgagttggaggtcagccttgtctacgcaggatagccagggctacaaagaaaaatcctgtcttgaaaagccaaaccaagggctggcgagatggctcaatggttaagagcactaactactgttcttccagaggtcctgagttcaattcccatcaaccacatggtggctcacagccatctataatgggatctgatgccctcttctggtgtgtctgaagataatcatatactcatatacataacataaataaataattctttaaaaaggaaaaagaaaaaccaaaccacaaaggTCAGGTCCCTCATTCTGCTACTGCCCCAGGCCAGAGAGCCCTGCCACTGGAGTTCCCAGAATTGGTCTCATCTTCCACTACTCCTTAGCCCCTTCATGAGCTTCTCTGTACTTCCATACCCTCTGACCCCTTGAGTCAAGTTCCTTACAGTTTGGTTCCCTGGTCACTTTCTAGTATGCTGTCTACTGGCTTGGGACTCACCTCCCAGCTCCTCTTTCAAACGTTCATTAACACAAGTATACAGTTGGTTTCATTGTGGTCACTGTGAAACAAATGCCCGGTCCAAAAACTGCCTTCACTTTCTGCTAACTCCAGAAGTTTAGCCGATTTTACAGGAAGTCAAAGATTGCCACATTCTTCCCATTTCCTGCTGCTCACACCCTTGTCATCCTCATGCAATGAGTCTCCCAGCTCCGCTTCAGAGGCGcgtttccttctgcctttcacTCACTCTACGTTTAACCAGGTGAGAACTCGCACTACGGCTCGCACGTGGAGAGTCAGTgttctccttccacagtgtggaatctggggatcgaactcagatcatcaggctcgGTGGCAAGCGCATTTACCCTGCGAGCCATTTCTAGGGTCCTCTCGATGTCTTTATGTTTGCGTTCATCCCTGATCTCCTTGCTTTCCCAGGTGTGGTTCCTGTTGCCCATGTTTTCACACTGCTGACCGGCAGTGGCCGGGGCTCAGCTGGCTGGGAAGAGTCGGAGATACTGCTGGCTCCTGGGTCCTGGCCAGAAAGGAGCAGGATGGCTTTTATTATCTGGCTCAGATAAAGGCTGCACCGGAGGCAAGTCCTTCTCCCCAGCAGCTCCCCACACTCCGCTGGTGCCCTCGTCGCGCCTGAGGTGTCTTAGCTGTGTACGTTCAGGAGTTTGGTTTTTGGGCTAAGTTGCCGCGGCTATGTGGTGAAGAGCCACGCAAAATGAGCAGCCGAAATGACCGAAACTTGTTCTCTCCCATTTTTTGAGGCAGTAAGTCAGGTGTTTCAAGGTCGGTTCTCTCTAAAGCCTACAAGGAAGAGTCTGTTTCCTGTCAGTCTTGTAATTCCCAGTATTTGCTCAAAATCTTGGGCTTTCCATAGCTTGCAGAAGTATCACCCTGATCTCTGCCTTCAATTTAACATGGTTTTTCCTCTGAATATTATTCTATTCAAATTTCCTCcttttcacaaatatttttacttatgtgtctctgtgtactttcatgtgcattggtcagaagaaggtattggcTCTGCTGGATCTGGCTGACAggtgagctgcctgatatggggcctgggatctgaacccaggtcctcaacaACAGCaggtgtgcttaaccactgagcaatccctccagccccacaaatCTCCTCTTGGTATAAAGACATCAGTCAGATTAAGGGCCTGCCGTGCTCGCTGTGACCTCATCTTAACCAATTCTACCTATAATGGCCTGATTCCTAAAAAAGATCACAGACTGGGGTCCTGGGACCAAGATTGAGTACATTAACTTGCAGAAGGGGAAACACAATTCATCTCTTAACAGCAAGAAGAATGTCCATGTGTTGTTCAGGAAGATCCGGCGTGTTGAGTCATGGCCATGAGcctcagagaaagaagaatgaggaTGTGCTACTCCCCACACGTGCTCTCACACACAACATCTTGTTCCTGAAGTGCCAGGGGCCAGGCCTAGGCTCGACTTCAGTGGCAACCTACTTCTTTTGGACTTCTCTTCCTAAGATcagtttattttaattgtatgtgaGTGTATCATGTGCATGTAATGCCAACAGAGGCCAGATGAGGTCATCAAATCCCTCCTTAACTGGAGTGAGAGGTGGGACCCAAACATgggatctctgcaagagcagcaagtgttctcatagcaactgagccatcttgggTCCCAAGTTTTAGTTTTTTGTCATAGGACCTCATGTACCCCAGGAGGCCCTGAACTCGGTCCTTCTGGTCCTCTTGCTCCACCGTGtttggtttatgtggtgctggggagggaacccagggtcttgtacaTACCAGGAATGCTCTCTGCTATGCCCCCAGCTCCAGTACTTTTCTTTTAAgagtcatatatgtgtgtgtgctcatgtgtatatgtgtcatgACATGTGGGTGGGACAACGGGACAGTTGTGcatcctaggaattgaactccggtAGTCAGGTTTGGCTGCAGGCACCTTTCCCCACAGAGACAT
Encoded proteins:
- the Ascl3 gene encoding achaete-scute homolog 3, which translates into the protein MDTRSYPSPPDRLSVFAESAHLPLSRPFYLDPMVTVHLCPDAPVPAPYTDELPLLPFSSDTLIMNNYGDPYSFPFPMPYTNYRRCDYTYGPAFIRKRNERERQRVKCVNEGYARLRRHLPEDYLEKRLSKVETLRAAIKYISYLQSLLYPDETETKKNPRTTNCSSLDLALRVI